A DNA window from Linepithema humile isolate Giens D197 chromosome 6, Lhum_UNIL_v1.0, whole genome shotgun sequence contains the following coding sequences:
- the LOC105678327 gene encoding death-associated protein kinase 1 isoform X2, translating into MMPGTSRQLETSNDSEWENLMEVHHEPIEKNYQLLEEIGKGQFAIVRKCKEIKTGSLYAAKIMRKRRVARGVAAADIAREAGLLARLRHPNIVSLYKVIDTGTTVVLLLELITGGELFHWTPSGEVEAAHVVRQVLMALSHLHSHQVAHLDIKPENILLSTPPPMPNIKLIDLGLSHRLVPGSEHRALFGTPEFVAPEIVNYEPLCLGTDLWAVGVLTYILLSGASPFLGEDKQETYANVAACQYQFDNEYFNNVSEIAKDFIRSLLIKDPKERGNAESCLKHPWILTESEAPQGLGGAMISAVKRGCVEAVSQLLLQGAPLNVKDSKEDTLLHIACEAGDEGMTTLLIESGIDLDTPNKQGLTALHVAARYGHINLVRHLCLAGCDVDKTNRGIRADVTAIKYGYPDIANLLDKLRNPNQRENYIRQLQPTHRPIDRLHIRLLGHCASGKSSLISSLKSGIFSFGFFRRSRSQNYSAKREPSIELDVTSKHGSLSFEYSDNEYEGTQGVEWSRGNVGGECVFWELCGREEFLASYHYVLTFQQPAVHLITVSLREPLTVQLQQIKFWLQFILDRINPSNVGFGGKCNDVKVILVGTYAPEPLAPNSNGGNLLAPLLPFLKDFTSILGEEPQMVALDATNPSSPGLKLLRSYLNNARMEFLEDGPEVAESILRRDAPRAAATYVPLANLDKQSALVWTGLAEAWRSYVQSLEVPPLMLTQEEFLNEVRKINPLVCLEHCRHLGLQLQNLGECILLPGNLIVLSPEWFWQDVLNWQLSPDQRGRLGGRTTGVYTIEDFQARCPCPAAQALQALQAVNLCVPCEVDDDEVEYEIPCLNLVERLPGLWEPWKPCSNASPHAGLRLCPEEAPLYHLTAIFTHLQAQLRKITQTWDPTNSDLYQWWRGSKLCLGPCESIITFEEEEHSCVEIQVRGPRASSAQCFALLSVILDAMDTTIELVAPGMLLERHWLSPSQLREYDEVIHSWAPATVISALIDKGLEEATLKNPLNDRQETVWEIVGCGLPLMENCVPGPKQPVKYIKPAVQRRLAQMLDPPDHHGRDWCLLAVRLGLGDRVAQLDSTVDSPTLRLLNCAGAECTVGSLVQQLRALDREDAVHLLLTYTPTYVMLMSVDSETGSNLSR; encoded by the exons ATGATGCCGGGCACATCTCGCCAGCTGGAAACATCTAACG ATTCTGAGTGGGAGAATTTAATGGAGGTCCATCATGAGCCGATTGAAAAAAACTATCAACTCCTTGAAGAAATTGGCAA GGGTCAATTTGCTATTGTACGAAAATGcaaggaaataaaaactggTTCACTGTATGctgcaaaaataatgagaaagaGGCGGGTTGCCAGAGGTGTGGCTGCTGCAGATAtag caAGAGAAGCTGGTCTTTTGGCTCGATTAAGGCACCCTAATATTGTTTCTTTGTACAAAGTAATAGACACTGGAACAACAGTAGTATTGCTACTGGAATTGATTACTGGAGGGGAATTATTTCACTGGACTCCATCTGGTGAAGTAGAAGCTGCTCATGTG gtgCGTCAAGTTTTAATGGCACTCAGTCATTTACACTCCCATCAAGTTGCTCATCTGGATATTAAACCTGAGAATATTCTACTGTCAACACCACCACCGATGCCTAACATTAAATTGATAg ATTTGGGTCTGTCGCATCGACTGGTACCTGGTTCAGAACATAGAGCATTATTTGGTACACCAGAGTTTGTAGCGCCAGAAATTGTGAATTATGAGCCACTTTGTCTAGGAACTGATCTTTGGGCCGTTGGTGTGTTGACATATATTCTGTTGAGTGGAGCTTCGCCATTTTTGGGCGAGGACAAGCAAGAGACATATGCAAACGTTGCCGCTTGCCAGTACCAATTTGACaatgaatatttcaataatgtgTCCGAGATTGCCAAAGACTTTATACGATCCTTGTTGATCAAGGATCCGAA GGAGAGAGGAAATGCTGAATCGTGCCTTAAACATCCTTGGATTCTCACG GAATCTGAAGCTCCTCAGGGTCTCGGCGGAGCGATGATTAGTGCTGTGAAACGAGGCTGTGTTGAGGCTGTCTCTCAGTTGCTGTTGCAGGGTGCTCCATTGAACGTGAAAGACTCT AAAGAAGATACTCTTTTGCATATCGCCTGCGAGGCTGGTGACGAGGGAATGACGACTCTCCTAATAGAAAGCGGGATTGATCTGGACACACCGAACAAACAAGGTCTCACGGCATTACACGTGGCTGCTCGATACGGGCATATTAATCTGGTCAGACATTTGTGCCTTGCTGGTTGCGACGTCGACAAAACGAATCGGGGGATTCGAGCGGACGTCACTGCGATTAAGTACGGATATCCggatattgcaaatttattagataaattgcGAAAC CCGAATCAGCGCGAAAATTACATACGTCAGCTGCAACCGACACACAGACCAATAGACAGGCTACACATAAGACTGCTCGGACATTGCGCCTCCGGAAAATCATCATTAATTAGTTCTTTAAAATCTGGAATATTTAGTTTTGGATTCTTTCGAAGATCGAGAAGTCAGAATTATAGCGCGAAG aGAGAACCAAGTATCGAACTCGACGTGACGAGTAAGCACGGTTCTCTCAGTTTTGAGTACAGCGATAACGAGTACGAAGGTACTCAAGGAGTAGAATGGAGTCGCGGTAATGTAG GTGGCGAGTGCGTCTTTTGGGAATTGTGCGGACGCGAAGAGTTTTTGGCGTCTTATCACTATGTACTTACGTTCCAGCAACCAGCAGTGCATCTTATTACAGTCAGCTTGAGAGAGCCGCTGACCGTTCAACTTCAGCAGATAAAATTCTGGCTGCAATTTATTCTGGACCGTATCAATCCGAGTAACGTTG GATTTGGTGGCAAGTGTAATGACGTGAAAGTAATTTTAGTCGGCACTTATGCGCCGGAGCCCTTAGCCCCGAATTCTAACGGCGGCAATCTACTTGCACCACTTTTGCCATTTTTGAAAGACTTTACGTCAATTTTGGGAGAGGAACCTCAAATGGTAGCACTGGACGCAACTAATCCTTCTAGTCCTGGCCTCAAACTTCTCAGATCTTACTTAAATAATGCAAGAATGGAATTCCTCGAG GATGGACCGGAAGTTGCAGAAAGTATTCTCCGACGTGACGCGCCGCGTGCTGCGGCTACGTACGTGCCCCTGGCGAATCTTGATAAACAG AGCGCCTTAGTGTGGACCGGTCTCGCCGAAGCATGGAGATCGTACGTGCAGTCGCTGGAAGTTCCTCCGCTAATGCTCACTCAGGAGGAATTTTTGAATGAGGTTCGAAAGATCAATCCTCTAGTTTGCTTGGAACATTGCAGGCATCTAGGATTACAATTGCAG AATTTGGGAGAGTGCATTCTTCTGCCTGGAAACCTAATAGTACTAAGTCCCGAATGGTTCTGGCAAGACGTACTAAACTGGCAATTGAGCCCCGATCAGAGAGGACGACTGGGCGGTCGAACTACTGGTGTTTACACCATAGAAGATTTTCAGGCGCGATGCCCTTGTCCCGCCGCCCAAGCTCTACAAGCTCTACAGGCGGTCAATTTGTGTGTTCCG TGCGAAGTGGATGACGACGAAGTGGAATACGAGATACCGTGCTTAAACCTCGTGGAGCGTCTTCCTGGTTTGTGGGAACCATGGAAACCGTGTTCCAACGCGTCACCTCATGCTGGTTTACGCCTTTGTCCGGAAGAAGCGCCTTTGTATCACTTGACAGCGATATTTACGCATTTGCAG gCGCAACTGAGAAAAATCACTCAAACATGGGACCCAACAAATTCAGACTTGTACCAATGGTGGCGAGGATCGAAGCTGTGTCTTGGACCCTGCGAGAGCATAATCACCTTCGAGGAGGAGGAGCACAGCTGTGTGGAGATTCAAGTTCGTGGACCACGCGCTTCTAGTGCGCAGTGCTTCGCTCTTCTCAGCGTGATTCTGGACGCGATGGACACAACCATCGAATTAGTTGCGCCCGGAATGTTGCTCGAGAGGCATTGGCTGAGTCCTAGCCAGCTTCGAGAATACGATGAG GTGATTCACTCTTGGGCACCCGCCACCGTTATATCGGCTTTGATCGACAAAGGCCTCGAGGAGGCGACCCTTAAGAATCCCTTAAACGACCGTCAAGAAACCGTGTGGGAAATAGTGGGCTGCGGGCTGCCGTTAATGGAAAATTGCGTTCCCGGACCGAAGCAGCCTGTGAAGTACATAAAGCCCGCCGTGCAACGGCGACTCGCGCAAATGCTGGATCCGCCTGATCATCACGGAAGAGACTGGTGCTTGCTCGCCGTGAGACTCGGCTTGGGAGACCGCGTCGCCCAATTAGACAGCACAGTGGACAGTCCGACGTTAAG GCTGCTGAACTGCGCGGGTGCGGAATGCACCGTCGGTTCTTTGGTGCAACAATTGCGAGCACTCGATCGCGAAGACGCCGTGCATCTACTGCTCACGTATACACCAACTTACGTGATGCTGATGTCTGTCGATTCCGAGACAGGGTCTAACCTTTCCAGATGA
- the LOC105678327 gene encoding death-associated protein kinase 1 isoform X5 — MMPGTSRQLETSNDSEWENLMEVHHEPIEKNYQLLEEIGKGQFAIVRKCKEIKTGSLYAAKIMRKRRVARGVAAADIAREAGLLARLRHPNIVSLYKVIDTGTTVVLLLELITGGELFHWTPSGEVEAAHVVRQVLMALSHLHSHQVAHLDIKPENILLSTPPPMPNIKLIDLGLSHRLVPGSEHRALFGTPEFVAPEIVNYEPLCLGTDLWAVGVLTYILLSGASPFLGEDKQETYANVAACQYQFDNEYFNNVSEIAKDFIRSLLIKDPKERGNAESCLKHPWILTESEAPQGLGGAMISAVKRGCVEAVSQLLLQGAPLNVKDSKEDTLLHIACEAGDEGMTTLLIESGIDLDTPNKQGLTALHVAARYGHINLVRHLCLAGCDVDKTNRGIRADVTAIKYGYPDIANLLDKLRNPNQRENYIRQLQPTHRPIDRLHIRLLGHCASGKSSLISSLKSGIFSFGFFRRSRSQNYSAKREPSIELDVTSKHGSLSFEYSDNEYEGTQGVEWSRGNVGGECVFWELCGREEFLASYHYVLTFQQPAVHLITVSLREPLTVQLQQIKFWLQFILDRINPSNVGFGGKCNDVKVILVGTYAPEPLAPNSNGGNLLAPLLPFLKDFTSILGEEPQMVALDATNPSSPGLKLLRSYLNNARMEFLESALVWTGLAEAWRSYVQSLEVPPLMLTQEEFLNEVRKINPLVCLEHCRHLGLQLQNLGECILLPGNLIVLSPEWFWQDVLNWQLSPDQRGRLGGRTTGVYTIEDFQARCPCPAAQALQALQAVNLCVPCEVDDDEVEYEIPCLNLVERLPGLWEPWKPCSNASPHAGLRLCPEEAPLYHLTAIFTHLQAQLRKITQTWDPTNSDLYQWWRGSKLCLGPCESIITFEEEEHSCVEIQVRGPRASSAQCFALLSVILDAMDTTIELVAPGMLLERHWLSPSQLREYDEVIHSWAPATVISALIDKGLEEATLKNPLNDRQETVWEIVGCGLPLMENCVPGPKQPVKYIKPAVQRRLAQMLDPPDHHGRDWCLLAVRLGLGDRVAQLDSTVDSPTLRLLNCAGAECTVGSLVQQLRALDREDAVHLLLTYTPTYVMLMSVDSETGSNLSR, encoded by the exons ATGATGCCGGGCACATCTCGCCAGCTGGAAACATCTAACG ATTCTGAGTGGGAGAATTTAATGGAGGTCCATCATGAGCCGATTGAAAAAAACTATCAACTCCTTGAAGAAATTGGCAA GGGTCAATTTGCTATTGTACGAAAATGcaaggaaataaaaactggTTCACTGTATGctgcaaaaataatgagaaagaGGCGGGTTGCCAGAGGTGTGGCTGCTGCAGATAtag caAGAGAAGCTGGTCTTTTGGCTCGATTAAGGCACCCTAATATTGTTTCTTTGTACAAAGTAATAGACACTGGAACAACAGTAGTATTGCTACTGGAATTGATTACTGGAGGGGAATTATTTCACTGGACTCCATCTGGTGAAGTAGAAGCTGCTCATGTG gtgCGTCAAGTTTTAATGGCACTCAGTCATTTACACTCCCATCAAGTTGCTCATCTGGATATTAAACCTGAGAATATTCTACTGTCAACACCACCACCGATGCCTAACATTAAATTGATAg ATTTGGGTCTGTCGCATCGACTGGTACCTGGTTCAGAACATAGAGCATTATTTGGTACACCAGAGTTTGTAGCGCCAGAAATTGTGAATTATGAGCCACTTTGTCTAGGAACTGATCTTTGGGCCGTTGGTGTGTTGACATATATTCTGTTGAGTGGAGCTTCGCCATTTTTGGGCGAGGACAAGCAAGAGACATATGCAAACGTTGCCGCTTGCCAGTACCAATTTGACaatgaatatttcaataatgtgTCCGAGATTGCCAAAGACTTTATACGATCCTTGTTGATCAAGGATCCGAA GGAGAGAGGAAATGCTGAATCGTGCCTTAAACATCCTTGGATTCTCACG GAATCTGAAGCTCCTCAGGGTCTCGGCGGAGCGATGATTAGTGCTGTGAAACGAGGCTGTGTTGAGGCTGTCTCTCAGTTGCTGTTGCAGGGTGCTCCATTGAACGTGAAAGACTCT AAAGAAGATACTCTTTTGCATATCGCCTGCGAGGCTGGTGACGAGGGAATGACGACTCTCCTAATAGAAAGCGGGATTGATCTGGACACACCGAACAAACAAGGTCTCACGGCATTACACGTGGCTGCTCGATACGGGCATATTAATCTGGTCAGACATTTGTGCCTTGCTGGTTGCGACGTCGACAAAACGAATCGGGGGATTCGAGCGGACGTCACTGCGATTAAGTACGGATATCCggatattgcaaatttattagataaattgcGAAAC CCGAATCAGCGCGAAAATTACATACGTCAGCTGCAACCGACACACAGACCAATAGACAGGCTACACATAAGACTGCTCGGACATTGCGCCTCCGGAAAATCATCATTAATTAGTTCTTTAAAATCTGGAATATTTAGTTTTGGATTCTTTCGAAGATCGAGAAGTCAGAATTATAGCGCGAAG aGAGAACCAAGTATCGAACTCGACGTGACGAGTAAGCACGGTTCTCTCAGTTTTGAGTACAGCGATAACGAGTACGAAGGTACTCAAGGAGTAGAATGGAGTCGCGGTAATGTAG GTGGCGAGTGCGTCTTTTGGGAATTGTGCGGACGCGAAGAGTTTTTGGCGTCTTATCACTATGTACTTACGTTCCAGCAACCAGCAGTGCATCTTATTACAGTCAGCTTGAGAGAGCCGCTGACCGTTCAACTTCAGCAGATAAAATTCTGGCTGCAATTTATTCTGGACCGTATCAATCCGAGTAACGTTG GATTTGGTGGCAAGTGTAATGACGTGAAAGTAATTTTAGTCGGCACTTATGCGCCGGAGCCCTTAGCCCCGAATTCTAACGGCGGCAATCTACTTGCACCACTTTTGCCATTTTTGAAAGACTTTACGTCAATTTTGGGAGAGGAACCTCAAATGGTAGCACTGGACGCAACTAATCCTTCTAGTCCTGGCCTCAAACTTCTCAGATCTTACTTAAATAATGCAAGAATGGAATTCCTCGAG AGCGCCTTAGTGTGGACCGGTCTCGCCGAAGCATGGAGATCGTACGTGCAGTCGCTGGAAGTTCCTCCGCTAATGCTCACTCAGGAGGAATTTTTGAATGAGGTTCGAAAGATCAATCCTCTAGTTTGCTTGGAACATTGCAGGCATCTAGGATTACAATTGCAG AATTTGGGAGAGTGCATTCTTCTGCCTGGAAACCTAATAGTACTAAGTCCCGAATGGTTCTGGCAAGACGTACTAAACTGGCAATTGAGCCCCGATCAGAGAGGACGACTGGGCGGTCGAACTACTGGTGTTTACACCATAGAAGATTTTCAGGCGCGATGCCCTTGTCCCGCCGCCCAAGCTCTACAAGCTCTACAGGCGGTCAATTTGTGTGTTCCG TGCGAAGTGGATGACGACGAAGTGGAATACGAGATACCGTGCTTAAACCTCGTGGAGCGTCTTCCTGGTTTGTGGGAACCATGGAAACCGTGTTCCAACGCGTCACCTCATGCTGGTTTACGCCTTTGTCCGGAAGAAGCGCCTTTGTATCACTTGACAGCGATATTTACGCATTTGCAG gCGCAACTGAGAAAAATCACTCAAACATGGGACCCAACAAATTCAGACTTGTACCAATGGTGGCGAGGATCGAAGCTGTGTCTTGGACCCTGCGAGAGCATAATCACCTTCGAGGAGGAGGAGCACAGCTGTGTGGAGATTCAAGTTCGTGGACCACGCGCTTCTAGTGCGCAGTGCTTCGCTCTTCTCAGCGTGATTCTGGACGCGATGGACACAACCATCGAATTAGTTGCGCCCGGAATGTTGCTCGAGAGGCATTGGCTGAGTCCTAGCCAGCTTCGAGAATACGATGAG GTGATTCACTCTTGGGCACCCGCCACCGTTATATCGGCTTTGATCGACAAAGGCCTCGAGGAGGCGACCCTTAAGAATCCCTTAAACGACCGTCAAGAAACCGTGTGGGAAATAGTGGGCTGCGGGCTGCCGTTAATGGAAAATTGCGTTCCCGGACCGAAGCAGCCTGTGAAGTACATAAAGCCCGCCGTGCAACGGCGACTCGCGCAAATGCTGGATCCGCCTGATCATCACGGAAGAGACTGGTGCTTGCTCGCCGTGAGACTCGGCTTGGGAGACCGCGTCGCCCAATTAGACAGCACAGTGGACAGTCCGACGTTAAG GCTGCTGAACTGCGCGGGTGCGGAATGCACCGTCGGTTCTTTGGTGCAACAATTGCGAGCACTCGATCGCGAAGACGCCGTGCATCTACTGCTCACGTATACACCAACTTACGTGATGCTGATGTCTGTCGATTCCGAGACAGGGTCTAACCTTTCCAGATGA